From Acidimicrobiales bacterium, one genomic window encodes:
- a CDS encoding FAD-dependent oxidoreductase, whose protein sequence is MTSTMVPEYSDLSLWLSDPELDLTPRAALDGDTEVDVAIVGGGFTGLWTAYYLTERDPTLRVLVVEREVCGFGASGRNGGWCVGDLPAGVHTYAARTSHDEAMRQARALFATVDEVGRVAAAESIDCGYAKGGVIRWARNTPQATRQADEIRAAREEGFTEDEIRLLTADEAREYGAASDVRSGIFFDACAALDPARLVRGLATVVEARGVRIVEHTAATAVGPGAVTTDRGTVKAATVIRATEAYTRDLEGERRTLVPIYSLMIATEPLDEHTLDEIGLAGRPTFADDRYMVVYGQRTADGRVAFGGRGVPYAFGSGIDPEIEKDKAAHDLIHRTLVEIFPQLRDAAITHEWGGVLAAPRNWTPSLWLDRASGFGTAGGYVGEGVAAANLAGRTMADLITDTESDLVSMPWVGIRSRKWEPEPLRWLGIRGTRAVMDRADAHEYAKETESKAGRIAHQLLR, encoded by the coding sequence ATGACTTCGACCATGGTGCCCGAATACTCCGACCTGTCGCTCTGGCTCTCCGATCCGGAACTCGACCTCACCCCTCGGGCCGCGCTCGACGGTGACACCGAGGTCGACGTGGCCATCGTCGGCGGCGGGTTCACCGGCCTGTGGACGGCCTACTACCTGACCGAACGCGACCCCACGCTGCGGGTGCTGGTGGTCGAGCGCGAGGTGTGCGGGTTCGGTGCCTCCGGCCGCAACGGCGGTTGGTGCGTGGGTGACCTCCCGGCCGGTGTCCACACCTATGCCGCCCGGACGAGCCACGACGAGGCCATGCGCCAGGCTCGTGCCCTGTTCGCCACCGTCGACGAGGTCGGCCGGGTCGCGGCGGCCGAGAGCATCGACTGCGGCTACGCGAAGGGCGGTGTGATCCGCTGGGCTCGCAACACCCCCCAGGCCACGCGCCAGGCGGACGAGATCCGAGCGGCGCGGGAGGAAGGCTTCACCGAGGACGAGATCCGCCTGCTGACGGCCGACGAAGCCCGTGAGTACGGTGCGGCGAGCGATGTGCGCTCGGGCATCTTCTTCGACGCCTGTGCGGCCCTCGATCCGGCCCGCCTGGTGCGGGGCCTGGCGACGGTGGTCGAGGCGCGCGGCGTGCGCATCGTCGAGCACACCGCGGCCACGGCGGTCGGTCCCGGTGCGGTCACCACCGACCGGGGCACGGTGAAGGCGGCCACCGTCATCCGAGCCACCGAGGCCTACACCCGCGATCTCGAGGGCGAGCGGCGCACGCTCGTCCCCATCTACTCGCTCATGATCGCCACCGAGCCGCTCGACGAGCACACCCTCGACGAGATCGGACTCGCCGGCCGCCCCACCTTCGCCGACGATCGCTACATGGTCGTCTACGGTCAGCGCACCGCCGATGGGCGTGTCGCCTTCGGCGGGCGGGGTGTGCCCTACGCGTTCGGCTCGGGTATCGACCCGGAGATCGAGAAGGACAAGGCTGCCCACGACCTGATCCACCGCACCCTCGTGGAGATCTTCCCCCAGCTGCGCGACGCGGCGATCACCCACGAGTGGGGCGGCGTCCTGGCCGCCCCCCGCAACTGGACCCCGTCGCTCTGGCTCGACCGGGCCAGCGGGTTCGGCACCGCCGGCGGCTATGTAGGCGAGGGTGTTGCCGCGGCCAACCTGGCCGGACGCACGATGGCCGACCTGATCACCGACACCGAATCGGATCTCGTCTCCATGCCGTGGGTCGGTATCCGGTCCCGCAAGTGGGAGCCGGAGCCGTTGCGCTGGCTCGGTATCCGCGGCACCCGTGCGGTCATGGACCGGGCCGATGCCCACGAGTACGCGAAGGAAACCGAGTCCAAGGCCGGACGAATCGCCCACCAGCTCCTGCGCTGA
- the speB gene encoding agmatinase yields MDGTPPEGDFAFRGDPGDAKWPEMVYGGALSFLRRRYSRDLTGVDVAVSGIPFDSATSNRSGARLGPRAVRAASSMVAELDAFPWGFDPFSLLEVVDYGDCQFDFGYQHHAVEVIEAHADAILATGTTMLTIGGDHFVTYPLLRAHAKVHGPLALVHFDAHSDTWDDDGERLDHGSMFLRAANEGLIDPSRSVQIGIRTHNDHTHGFTILDAPWIHQHGPAATVAEIRRVVGDHPAYLTFDIDCLDPAFAPGTGTPVPGGLSTAEALQILRSLGGLELRGFDVVEVAPAYDHAEITALAAATIGHDMLCLLAEARR; encoded by the coding sequence ATGGACGGCACACCGCCCGAGGGTGACTTCGCCTTCCGGGGCGATCCTGGCGACGCCAAGTGGCCAGAGATGGTCTACGGCGGTGCGCTGTCCTTTCTCCGACGCCGCTATTCACGCGACCTCACCGGGGTCGACGTGGCGGTGTCGGGAATTCCGTTCGACTCGGCGACCAGCAATCGATCAGGAGCGCGGCTCGGGCCCAGAGCGGTCCGGGCCGCCTCCTCGATGGTCGCCGAGCTCGACGCGTTTCCGTGGGGGTTCGATCCGTTCAGCCTGCTCGAGGTTGTCGACTACGGCGACTGCCAGTTCGACTTCGGCTATCAACACCACGCCGTCGAGGTGATCGAAGCCCACGCCGACGCGATCCTCGCAACGGGTACGACGATGCTCACCATCGGCGGCGATCACTTCGTCACCTATCCCCTGCTGCGGGCTCACGCCAAGGTGCACGGGCCGCTCGCCCTCGTCCACTTCGATGCCCACAGCGACACCTGGGACGACGACGGCGAGCGCCTCGATCACGGTTCGATGTTCCTGCGCGCCGCGAACGAGGGACTCATCGACCCATCCCGATCGGTACAGATCGGCATTCGCACCCACAACGACCACACCCACGGCTTCACGATCCTCGATGCGCCGTGGATCCACCAGCACGGACCCGCGGCGACGGTGGCCGAGATCCGGCGGGTCGTGGGCGACCATCCCGCGTATCTCACCTTCGACATCGACTGCCTCGATCCGGCGTTCGCGCCCGGCACCGGCACGCCCGTTCCCGGTGGGCTGTCCACCGCCGAGGCCCTCCAGATCCTTCGATCGCTCGGAGGACTGGAGCTTCGCGGCTTCGATGTCGTCGAGGTCGCTCCTGCCTACGACCACGCCGAGATCACCGCGCTGGCCGCCGCCACGATCGGTCACGACATGCTCTGTCTGCTGGCCGAAGCCCGGCGCTGA
- a CDS encoding spermidine/putrescine ABC transporter substrate-binding protein, with translation MNPRTLLRLLAGLVSLTLVAAACGDDSDGADGGDGGGTTCEVGEVDGDLALYNWAEYLDPDLVTAFEEEFGVSVVEDTYDSNEAMQPIISAGNSGYDLIVPSDYMVSILIESGDLMAIQKDAVPNLANLLPEFASGLPFDPDATYSAPYQWGTTGFGVDLAVTGDDVPQTWGLVFDPALREQYGLNGAFTLLNDPRETLGAALKYLGYSLNTTSDEELAEAKALVSEAAGSIAAFDSDQYDELLVSGNSALAHGFSGNFLTQFGGADNPDQYTYFVPEEGGTRWVDNMAVVVDAPHPCTAHAFMNFLLDAENGAALTNWNYYASPNEAAQPFIDAEVLEDPIVYPEDTSQLEFISDTGDFEINFSDAFIEAVG, from the coding sequence ATGAACCCGAGAACTCTGCTTCGGCTCCTCGCCGGACTCGTGAGTCTGACCCTCGTCGCCGCCGCATGCGGCGACGACTCCGACGGCGCCGACGGCGGTGACGGCGGCGGCACGACCTGCGAGGTGGGCGAGGTCGACGGCGACCTCGCCCTCTACAACTGGGCCGAGTACCTCGACCCTGACCTCGTCACCGCCTTCGAGGAGGAGTTCGGCGTGAGCGTCGTCGAGGACACCTACGACTCCAACGAAGCGATGCAGCCGATCATCTCGGCCGGCAACAGCGGCTACGACCTCATCGTGCCGTCCGACTACATGGTCTCGATCCTGATCGAATCGGGCGACCTGATGGCGATCCAGAAGGACGCCGTCCCGAATCTCGCCAACCTCCTGCCCGAGTTCGCTTCCGGCCTGCCGTTCGACCCTGACGCGACCTACTCGGCGCCCTACCAGTGGGGCACCACCGGCTTCGGCGTCGATCTCGCGGTCACCGGCGACGACGTCCCCCAGACATGGGGGCTCGTGTTCGATCCGGCCCTTCGTGAGCAATACGGCCTGAACGGTGCGTTCACCCTCCTCAACGACCCCCGGGAGACGCTCGGTGCCGCGCTGAAGTACCTCGGCTACTCGCTCAACACCACGAGCGACGAGGAACTCGCCGAGGCCAAGGCACTGGTGTCCGAGGCCGCCGGCAGCATCGCTGCCTTCGACTCCGACCAGTACGACGAACTCCTCGTGAGCGGCAATTCCGCACTCGCCCACGGCTTCTCGGGCAACTTCCTCACGCAGTTCGGCGGGGCCGACAATCCTGACCAGTACACCTACTTCGTGCCCGAAGAAGGTGGCACCCGCTGGGTCGACAACATGGCCGTCGTCGTCGATGCACCCCACCCGTGCACCGCGCACGCCTTCATGAACTTCCTCCTCGACGCCGAGAACGGTGCCGCCCTCACGAACTGGAACTACTACGCCAGCCCGAACGAGGCCGCCCAACCGTTCATCGACGCCGAGGTGCTCGAGGATCCGATCGTCTACCCGGAAGACACGAGCCAGCTCGAGTTCATCTCCGACACCGGCGACTTCGAGATCAACTTCTCGGATGCCTTCATCGAGGCGGTCGGCTGA
- a CDS encoding ABC transporter permease produces the protein MTATTARPRGVTRFALTINAVLVFVFFYAPIAILTLFSFSDDRLVGRWGGFTLGWYRDFAANDEVQDALWVSVRVAIVSTIVSVVLGTLAALALERFRFRGQRVFDAVLYLPIIIPDVTMAVMMLLFFAQGIDLVNDMFGTSFRKGVGTVTLSHIAFNISFVSVVVRARLAGMSQVLEEAALDLYASRWKTFRHITLPQIMPGIVGGALLALTLSLDDVVITQFVAGPGSTTLPVYVFSLIRKGVTPLINAVSVVMLVASIILVLLSLLADRVRTSGS, from the coding sequence GTGACCGCGACCACCGCCCGCCCGCGTGGGGTCACCCGATTCGCGCTGACGATCAACGCAGTTCTCGTCTTCGTTTTCTTCTACGCACCGATCGCGATCCTCACCCTCTTCTCGTTCAGCGACGACCGACTCGTCGGACGTTGGGGCGGGTTCACACTCGGGTGGTACCGGGACTTCGCCGCCAACGACGAAGTGCAGGACGCACTCTGGGTATCGGTCAGGGTCGCGATCGTGTCGACGATCGTCTCGGTGGTCCTCGGAACACTCGCGGCTCTGGCGCTCGAGCGCTTTCGATTCCGCGGCCAGCGCGTATTCGACGCGGTGCTCTACCTGCCGATCATCATCCCCGATGTCACCATGGCCGTGATGATGCTGCTCTTCTTCGCCCAGGGGATCGATCTCGTGAACGACATGTTCGGTACGAGTTTCCGCAAGGGCGTGGGCACGGTGACACTCAGCCACATCGCCTTCAACATCAGCTTCGTGTCGGTGGTGGTGCGAGCGCGACTCGCGGGGATGAGTCAGGTGCTCGAGGAGGCCGCCCTCGACCTCTACGCGTCACGGTGGAAGACGTTCCGCCACATCACCCTCCCGCAGATCATGCCGGGCATCGTCGGCGGCGCGCTGCTGGCCCTCACCCTCTCGCTCGACGACGTCGTCATCACCCAGTTCGTCGCCGGCCCGGGATCGACCACGCTGCCCGTCTATGTCTTCAGTCTGATCCGCAAGGGCGTCACCCCCCTCATCAACGCCGTTTCGGTCGTGATGCTGGTGGCCTCCATCATCCTCGTCCTCCTCTCGCTGCTCGCCGACCGCGTGCGCACCAGCGGGAGCTGA
- a CDS encoding ABC transporter permease, translated as MTLVDEPPPPGPALDDIPTAPEATPAFERAAARADSRRGALLAAPAFLYLFLFFVVPFGIVVVYSFATRNRTGGTDLSGWNFDSYERLTDPIVRTILYRSVALAVITTVICLVVAYPFAYFLATRSPRVRNLMLVFVMIPFWTNFLVRNYAWRLIFENDGVLTDTTSAIGLGEIDLLFTQRAVVVGLVYGFLPFMILPLYASIERIDLSLVEASRDLYASGFQTLRKVLIPLSMPGIIAGSILVFVPSLGAYVTPAILGGGKSVLLGSYIVVQFLTARNWPLGAALSVVSMMVMLSATLVYFRSGGKNL; from the coding sequence ATGACACTCGTCGACGAGCCCCCGCCGCCGGGCCCGGCTCTCGACGACATCCCGACCGCGCCCGAGGCGACGCCGGCATTCGAGCGGGCCGCGGCGCGCGCCGATTCTCGTCGGGGTGCGCTGCTCGCGGCACCTGCCTTCCTCTATCTGTTCCTGTTCTTCGTCGTGCCGTTCGGCATCGTCGTCGTCTACTCGTTCGCCACCAGGAACCGCACCGGCGGCACCGACCTCAGCGGCTGGAATTTCGATTCCTACGAGCGACTGACCGACCCGATCGTCCGGACGATCCTCTATCGCAGTGTCGCGCTCGCCGTGATCACGACCGTCATCTGCCTCGTCGTCGCGTACCCCTTCGCCTACTTCCTGGCCACCCGGTCGCCCCGGGTGCGCAACCTCATGCTCGTCTTCGTGATGATCCCGTTCTGGACCAACTTCCTGGTCCGCAACTACGCCTGGCGGCTCATCTTCGAGAACGACGGGGTGCTCACCGACACGACCTCGGCGATCGGTCTCGGCGAGATCGACCTGCTCTTCACCCAGCGGGCGGTGGTCGTCGGCCTGGTCTACGGCTTCCTTCCATTCATGATCCTCCCGCTCTACGCATCGATCGAGCGCATCGACCTGAGTCTCGTGGAGGCGAGCCGGGATCTGTACGCATCCGGGTTCCAGACCCTGCGCAAGGTGCTCATCCCGCTCTCGATGCCGGGCATCATCGCCGGCTCGATCCTCGTGTTCGTGCCGTCGCTGGGGGCCTACGTCACCCCGGCCATCCTCGGCGGCGGCAAGTCGGTCCTCCTCGGTTCCTACATCGTCGTGCAGTTCCTCACCGCCCGGAACTGGCCGTTGGGTGCGGCACTCTCGGTCGTGTCGATGATGGTGATGCTCAGCGCGACGCTCGTGTACTTCCGTAGCGGCGGGAAGAACCTGTGA
- a CDS encoding ABC transporter ATP-binding protein, protein MTGAAAVTLGGITKRFGDVIAVDAVDLEIADGEFFALLGPSGCGKTTTLRMIAGLEFPTEGSLKIFGDEVGTLPPNKRPVNTVFQSYALFPHMTLEQNVAFGLKMKKVAKSEIADRVAEAIRLVHMDGMEKRRPDQISGGQQQRVALARALVNSPKVLLLDEPLGALDLKLRQEMQRELKQLQREVGITFVFVTHDQEEALTMSDRIGVMHDGRLLQVGSPEEIYERPTSRFVADFIGQTNLLDGTVEGRDLVCLANGARVPIDVSHLAVGDAVAVSLRPERATLHNAGDAPVGQPSLDGLLEQVTYLGNALVSTVTLDWMSLEVRSENRGSVEVPRIGTPVSVSWEPGSISVVRD, encoded by the coding sequence GTGACCGGGGCAGCGGCAGTCACGCTGGGCGGCATCACCAAGCGGTTCGGCGACGTCATCGCGGTGGACGCCGTCGATCTCGAGATCGCCGATGGCGAGTTCTTCGCCCTGCTCGGCCCGTCCGGCTGCGGCAAGACCACCACGCTGCGGATGATCGCCGGCCTCGAGTTCCCGACCGAGGGCAGCCTCAAGATCTTCGGCGACGAGGTCGGCACGCTGCCGCCCAACAAGCGGCCGGTCAACACCGTCTTCCAGTCCTACGCGCTCTTTCCGCACATGACACTCGAGCAGAACGTGGCGTTCGGGCTGAAGATGAAGAAGGTGGCGAAGTCGGAGATCGCCGACCGCGTCGCGGAAGCCATCCGGCTCGTCCACATGGACGGCATGGAGAAGCGACGGCCCGATCAGATCTCGGGCGGGCAGCAGCAGCGGGTGGCCCTGGCCCGGGCGTTGGTCAACAGCCCGAAGGTCCTCCTGCTCGACGAGCCACTCGGCGCGCTCGATCTCAAACTGCGACAGGAGATGCAGCGGGAGCTGAAGCAGCTTCAACGCGAGGTCGGCATCACGTTCGTCTTCGTGACCCACGACCAGGAGGAGGCGCTCACGATGAGCGACCGCATCGGCGTCATGCACGACGGCCGACTCCTTCAGGTCGGGTCCCCCGAGGAGATCTACGAGCGGCCGACCAGCCGATTCGTGGCCGACTTCATCGGTCAGACCAACCTGCTCGACGGCACCGTCGAAGGTCGGGATCTCGTGTGTCTCGCCAACGGCGCCCGCGTGCCGATCGATGTCTCCCACCTCGCGGTGGGCGACGCGGTGGCCGTCAGTCTCCGCCCGGAACGGGCCACTCTGCACAATGCCGGCGACGCCCCGGTCGGGCAGCCGAGCCTCGATGGGCTCCTCGAGCAGGTCACCTACCTGGGCAACGCGCTCGTCTCGACCGTCACCCTCGACTGGATGTCGCTCGAGGTCCGCAGCGAGAACCGGGGGAGTGTCGAGGTCCCCCGGATCGGCACCCCGGTGAGTGTCTCGTGGGAACCCGGCTCGATCTCCGTGGTGCGCGACTGA
- a CDS encoding C45 family peptidase yields the protein MLECGPQALEGSLKRPPIRVLDVVGSPAAMGHAHGTAYADEIRRYADERVRLVMSGTWSGGPVDRATVLELADACLPAHESFSASLHEEMMAMAEGAGISPAEAIVVGGFTDFVDTVRANLGGAHPPSVMEDDCTAFIVPDERADGAGFFGQTWDMHDSATDYVVLLRTRPTDAPAALVFTTTGCLGQIGMNELGVCVGINNLTAADGGIGVTWPSVVRAALQQETAAAARDVILGADLAGGHNFMTFDADGDGYNIEAMPTVRPVTALRGTALTHTNHTTTPETVAVEGVRADALQASSRFRLDTADAALAGDDITIDDLIALTAGDVCQISAAPSHIESSGATIMRPRTREFWACWGLPRDNDYQRIDFVAVAS from the coding sequence GTGCTTGAATGTGGCCCTCAGGCTCTGGAGGGATCCTTGAAGCGTCCGCCGATTCGGGTGCTCGACGTCGTCGGGTCACCTGCCGCAATGGGTCACGCGCATGGCACCGCGTATGCCGACGAGATCCGCCGCTACGCCGACGAGCGCGTCCGACTGGTGATGTCGGGCACCTGGAGCGGCGGTCCCGTCGACCGCGCCACGGTGCTCGAGCTCGCGGACGCGTGCCTTCCAGCCCACGAATCGTTCTCCGCGTCGCTGCACGAGGAGATGATGGCGATGGCCGAGGGCGCCGGCATCAGCCCGGCCGAGGCGATCGTGGTCGGCGGTTTCACCGATTTCGTCGACACCGTGCGAGCCAACCTCGGCGGCGCCCATCCGCCGTCCGTGATGGAGGACGACTGCACGGCGTTCATCGTCCCCGACGAACGGGCCGACGGCGCCGGGTTCTTCGGGCAGACCTGGGACATGCACGACTCGGCCACCGACTACGTCGTCCTCCTTCGCACCCGGCCCACCGACGCGCCGGCGGCCCTCGTGTTCACCACCACCGGCTGCCTCGGCCAGATCGGCATGAACGAACTCGGTGTCTGCGTCGGCATCAACAACCTCACCGCGGCCGACGGCGGCATCGGCGTCACCTGGCCCTCGGTCGTGCGGGCCGCCCTGCAACAGGAAACCGCGGCTGCAGCCCGCGATGTCATCCTCGGTGCCGATCTCGCCGGCGGCCACAATTTCATGACCTTCGACGCCGACGGCGACGGCTACAACATCGAGGCCATGCCCACCGTGCGCCCGGTCACCGCGCTGCGCGGCACCGCCCTCACGCACACCAACCACACGACCACGCCCGAGACGGTGGCGGTGGAGGGTGTGCGGGCCGACGCGCTCCAGGCGAGCTCCCGCTTCCGACTCGACACCGCCGATGCCGCGCTGGCGGGCGACGACATCACGATCGACGATCTCATCGCCCTCACCGCCGGCGACGTGTGTCAGATCTCGGCGGCACCCTCACACATCGAGTCGAGCGGCGCCACGATCATGCGCCCGCGGACCCGCGAGTTCTGGGCCTGCTGGGGTCTCCCCCGCGACAACGACTACCAGCGCATCGACTTCGTCGCGGTCGCCTCGTGA
- a CDS encoding proton-conducting transporter membrane subunit: protein MISILLVHVAVGVLAVAFGPRLRARVFWITILAPAATVGWIATNAADVHDGSPVVQDQPWVPGLGLDLRFVVDEFALLMLGIVSGVGVLVMAYASQYFDDEEGLGRFAALLTIFAGAMTGLVSADSLILIFVFWELTSVTSYGLIGFKDTKSAARSAAQQALIITGAGGLVLLAGLIMLTISTGSTTLSGLADATIGGGLASWAAVFILIGCFTKSAQVPFHGWLPGAMSAPTPVSAYLHSATMVKAGVFLVARLSPHLYELPPWRPMTLIVGLATMSWGGYRALRQTDLKLLLAYGTVSQLGMLIAVFGAGTPKLLFAGTALLAAHAVFKASLFMVVGIVDHSTHTREISELSGLRSAMPLVAITSVVGGASMAGIIGLAGFLAKEAAIVGLLDAQIVGIGLATVVFVGASALTGAYTLRFLWGAFTDKVGVETPIHRPGAALVAPAALLMIPTLVLGIADGWATRLVRPAAAALEQKAEVYELVLWPGWKTAFALSIVAVAGGVALFAIRGLVEAAQARLGRSHDAADLFQVGLREVLAGATRFVGVIQPGSLPVYLAVILLAVITLPLVTVLGDVRMPTDRVFAESPLQFAVIAATMLAAGLLALAERRFAAVLLLGAVGLGSASLFVIQGAPDLALTQLLVETVSVAIYVFVLRHLPARFKAPPISGANGLRALVAAGVGVTVFLLTITAVADRDAEPVDTQLTALSYPEADGSNIVNVTLVDFRGFDTVGEALVLVVAALGVVSLVRSGGPVVTAATGGWRRRRGSATVTSDLAIPETAERPARLVLGLPSVVLDTTLNAIFHTIIVFSLYLHFAGHNQPGGGFIAGLVAGAGLVLRVITGRETLRSRLSVPSVYLLGAGVVLVTGTALTSMLLGNALLEHHTWELDLPLLGTAKTTSALVFDTGIYLVVVGVVATLIEVLVGERDDDADPVHDSGAAEVGA from the coding sequence ATGATCTCGATCCTCCTCGTCCACGTCGCAGTAGGGGTTCTCGCGGTCGCGTTCGGACCTCGTCTACGCGCTCGCGTGTTCTGGATCACGATCCTCGCGCCGGCGGCCACGGTCGGGTGGATCGCAACGAATGCCGCGGATGTCCACGACGGCTCGCCGGTCGTGCAGGACCAGCCCTGGGTGCCCGGCCTCGGACTCGACCTTCGATTCGTCGTCGACGAGTTCGCGCTGCTGATGCTGGGCATCGTCAGTGGTGTCGGTGTGCTGGTGATGGCCTACGCGAGCCAGTACTTCGACGACGAAGAGGGCCTCGGTCGCTTCGCGGCCCTGCTGACCATCTTCGCCGGCGCCATGACCGGCCTGGTGAGCGCCGACAGCCTCATCCTCATCTTCGTCTTCTGGGAACTCACCTCCGTCACGTCCTACGGCCTGATCGGGTTCAAGGACACCAAGTCGGCAGCACGCAGCGCCGCCCAACAGGCGCTGATCATCACCGGGGCCGGCGGTCTGGTGCTGCTCGCCGGCCTGATCATGCTCACGATCAGCACCGGCTCCACGACGCTGTCGGGTCTCGCCGACGCGACGATCGGTGGCGGCCTCGCCTCCTGGGCTGCCGTCTTCATCCTGATCGGTTGCTTCACGAAATCCGCACAGGTTCCCTTCCACGGGTGGCTCCCCGGCGCGATGTCCGCCCCGACCCCCGTGTCGGCCTACCTGCACTCCGCCACCATGGTGAAGGCCGGCGTGTTCCTGGTCGCCCGACTCTCACCGCACCTGTACGAGCTCCCTCCATGGCGGCCGATGACATTGATCGTGGGTCTGGCCACGATGAGTTGGGGTGGCTACCGGGCGCTGCGCCAGACCGACCTGAAGCTGCTGCTCGCCTACGGCACGGTCAGCCAGCTCGGCATGCTCATCGCGGTGTTCGGCGCGGGCACTCCGAAGCTGTTGTTCGCCGGGACCGCGCTGCTCGCCGCCCATGCGGTCTTCAAGGCGAGCCTCTTCATGGTCGTCGGCATCGTCGATCACAGCACCCACACCAGGGAGATCTCCGAGCTGAGCGGTCTGCGCTCGGCCATGCCCCTCGTGGCCATCACGTCAGTGGTCGGGGGCGCCTCGATGGCCGGCATCATCGGGCTCGCCGGCTTCCTGGCCAAGGAGGCGGCGATCGTCGGCCTGCTCGACGCCCAGATCGTCGGCATCGGCCTCGCCACGGTCGTCTTCGTCGGTGCATCCGCGCTGACCGGCGCCTACACACTGCGGTTCCTGTGGGGGGCGTTCACCGACAAGGTCGGCGTCGAGACCCCGATCCATCGACCCGGCGCCGCGCTCGTGGCCCCGGCCGCGCTGCTCATGATCCCGACGCTCGTGCTCGGCATCGCCGACGGGTGGGCCACCCGCCTCGTGCGCCCGGCCGCCGCTGCCCTCGAGCAGAAGGCCGAGGTGTACGAGCTCGTGCTCTGGCCCGGCTGGAAGACGGCGTTCGCCCTGTCGATCGTCGCCGTCGCCGGCGGCGTGGCCCTGTTCGCGATCCGAGGATTGGTCGAAGCGGCGCAGGCCAGGCTCGGTCGCAGTCACGACGCCGCGGACCTGTTCCAGGTCGGGCTCCGGGAGGTGCTGGCCGGGGCAACCCGTTTCGTCGGGGTCATCCAGCCCGGCTCCCTGCCGGTCTACCTGGCCGTCATCCTCCTCGCGGTCATCACCCTGCCGTTGGTCACGGTGCTCGGTGATGTCCGCATGCCGACCGATCGCGTGTTCGCGGAGTCGCCACTGCAGTTCGCGGTCATCGCGGCCACGATGCTCGCCGCCGGGCTCCTCGCGTTGGCCGAGCGCCGTTTCGCCGCCGTGCTGCTGCTCGGCGCCGTCGGCCTCGGCTCCGCGTCGTTGTTCGTGATCCAGGGCGCGCCTGATCTGGCGTTGACCCAGCTCCTGGTCGAGACCGTGTCCGTCGCCATCTACGTGTTCGTGCTGCGCCATCTTCCCGCCCGGTTCAAGGCGCCGCCGATCTCGGGCGCGAACGGACTGCGGGCGCTCGTTGCCGCCGGCGTCGGCGTCACCGTCTTCCTGCTCACCATCACCGCCGTCGCCGACCGCGACGCCGAGCCGGTCGACACGCAGCTCACGGCCCTCAGCTATCCCGAGGCGGACGGTTCGAACATCGTCAACGTCACCCTGGTCGACTTTCGCGGGTTCGACACGGTCGGCGAGGCCCTCGTCCTCGTCGTGGCCGCTCTGGGTGTCGTCTCGCTCGTCCGCTCGGGCGGTCCGGTCGTGACCGCCGCGACCGGAGGATGGCGCCGTCGACGAGGCTCGGCGACCGTGACATCCGACCTCGCGATCCCCGAGACTGCGGAGCGGCCCGCTCGGCTTGTTCTCGGCCTGCCCAGCGTGGTGCTCGACACCACGCTGAACGCCATCTTCCACACGATCATCGTGTTCTCGCTGTATCTCCACTTCGCCGGCCACAATCAGCCGGGCGGTGGCTTCATCGCCGGCCTCGTGGCCGGGGCCGGACTCGTCCTGCGGGTCATCACCGGCCGCGAGACGCTGCGCAGCCGCCTGTCGGTCCCGTCCGTGTATCTCCTGGGTGCCGGTGTCGTCCTCGTCACCGGCACCGCCCTGACCAGCATGCTCCTCGGCAATGCCCTGCTCGAGCACCACACGTGGGAACTCGATCTTCCTCTCCTGGGCACGGCGAAGACGACATCGGCGCTGGTGTTCGACACCGGCATCTATCTCGTCGTCGTCGGCGTCGTCGCGACGCTCATCGAAGTGCTGGTCGGCGAGCGCGACGATGATGCGGACCCCGTGCACGACAGCGGTGCAGCCGAGGTGGGCGCATGA
- a CDS encoding NADH-quinone oxidoreductase subunit K, protein MSIVMAVLVGWLFAIGTYLILQRALTRIVLGFGLLSHGAILLLITVGGRAGRPPLVGKGDDGAGIAAPLPQAFALTAIVIGFGMTSFLLALAYRSWTGTNDDEVQDDVEDRRIALMTDEEGHFRDPEQSDDEPWDEWDEAHP, encoded by the coding sequence ATGAGCATCGTGATGGCGGTTCTCGTCGGCTGGCTCTTCGCCATCGGCACCTATCTCATCCTCCAGCGAGCACTCACGCGCATCGTGCTCGGATTCGGTCTCCTCAGCCACGGCGCGATCCTGTTGTTGATCACCGTGGGCGGACGGGCCGGTCGTCCGCCGCTGGTCGGCAAGGGTGACGACGGTGCCGGCATCGCCGCCCCGCTACCCCAGGCCTTCGCGCTGACCGCGATCGTGATCGGTTTCGGCATGACCTCGTTCCTGCTCGCGCTCGCCTATCGCAGCTGGACGGGTACGAACGACGACGAAGTCCAGGACGACGTCGAAGACCGTCGAATCGCCCTCATGACCGACGAAGAGGGCCACTTCCGCGACCCGGAACAGAGCGACGACGAGCCGTGGGACGAATGGGACGAGGCGCACCCGTGA